A genomic stretch from Balaenoptera musculus isolate JJ_BM4_2016_0621 chromosome 9, mBalMus1.pri.v3, whole genome shotgun sequence includes:
- the INSIG1 gene encoding insulin-induced gene 1 protein has protein sequence MPRLDDHPWSGPCAKGAKHRSHLRASARGLEAKVGEMINSPVSGPSPLVAHSARGTDPAHGPASAGVGGHGGSGHINSWHHHWVQRSLVLFSVGVVLALVLNLLQVQRNVTLFPEEVIATIFSSAWWVPPCCGTAAAVVGLLYPCIDSHLGEPHKFKREWASVMRCVAVFVGINHASAKLDFANNVQLSLTLAALSLGLWWTFDRSRSGLGLGITIAFLATVITQLLVYNGVYQYTSPDFLYIRSWLPCIFFSGGVTVGNIGRQLAMGVPEKPHSD, from the exons ATGCCCAGACTGGACGACCACCCCTGGAGCGGTCCCTGCGCTAAGGGCGCGAAGCACAGAAGCCACCTGAGGGCCAGTGCCAGAGGGCTGGAGGCCAAAGTGGGAGAAATGATCAACTCCCCAGTGTCAGGCCCCTCTCCCCTGGTGGCCCACAGTGCCCGGGGCACCGACCCGGCTCACGGGCCCGCGAGCGCTGGCGTGGGAGGCCATGGCGGCAGCGGCCACATCAACAGCTGGCATCACCACTGGGTGCAAAGGAGCCTGGTGCTGTTCTCAGTGGGCGTGGTCCTGGCCCTGGTGCTGAACCTGCTGCAGGTCCAGAGGAACGTCACCCTGTTCCCTGAGGAGGTCATCGCCACCATCTTCTCCTCCGCCTGGTGGGTTCCCCCGTGCTGTGGGACAGCAGCTG CTGTTGTCGGCTTGCTTTACCCCTGCATTGACAGTCACCTTGGAGAGCCACACAAGTTTAAGAGGGAGTGGGCCAGTGTGATGCGCTGTGTGGCAGTTTTTGTTGGTATCAATCACGCCAGTGCT AAATTGGATTTTGCCAATAACGTTCAGCTCTCCTTGACATTAGCAGCCCTGTCTTTGGGCCTTTGGTGGACATTTGACCGTTCAAGAAGTGGCCTTGGGCTTGGGATCACCATCGCCTTCCTTGCCACTGTGATCACTCAGCTGCTGGTGTACAATGGTGTCTATCA GTACACGTCCCCGGATTTTCTGTACATCCGCTCCTGGCTCCCGTGCATCTTCTTCTCGGGAGGTGTGACCGTGGGAAACATAGGACGACAGCTGGCCATG GGTGTTCCTGAAAAGCCACATAGCGATTGA